The following coding sequences lie in one bacterium genomic window:
- a CDS encoding PilZ domain-containing protein, with amino-acid sequence MPADKFEDSFDDSFSFPGKGDKDRAHIRSAEAFSVYFMPVSKEEFKEFGPLYSSQPTNMRQEEGLPVPSSREAKLTSAGAPDSALLRILERIEDKLDRLLVGGGLAEDRSKGPAFEIGSCIDLSASGVRFSTRWPLSKGWYVKVIITTPEAPPTTVVALARVVRVDKEEEDSTYDTACNFEAIHEEDRERLIAYIFKRQREIARLRRGDG; translated from the coding sequence ATGCCCGCGGATAAATTTGAGGATAGTTTCGACGACAGTTTTAGTTTTCCGGGAAAGGGTGACAAGGACCGCGCCCACATCCGATCCGCCGAAGCTTTCTCGGTTTATTTCATGCCCGTGTCGAAAGAAGAGTTCAAGGAATTCGGCCCGCTCTATTCCTCCCAACCGACGAACATGCGGCAGGAAGAGGGCCTTCCGGTGCCTTCGTCCAGAGAGGCGAAACTGACCAGCGCCGGCGCGCCGGATTCCGCCCTCTTGAGGATTCTCGAGCGCATCGAGGACAAGCTGGATCGTCTCCTCGTGGGAGGGGGCCTCGCGGAGGATCGCTCGAAGGGCCCTGCGTTTGAGATCGGAAGCTGCATTGACCTGTCGGCGTCCGGAGTGCGATTTTCCACCCGGTGGCCGCTCTCCAAGGGCTGGTACGTGAAAGTTATAATCACCACTCCCGAGGCACCGCCCACTACGGTGGTGGCCCTTGCGCGGGTCGTGCGCGTGGACAAGGAAGAAGAAGATTCCACCTATGATACGGCGTGCAACTTTGAGGCAATCCACGAGGAAGATCGGGAACGGCTCATCGCCTATATCTTCAAGCGGCAGAGGGAGATAGCGCGCCTTCGCCGTGGCGACGGCTGA
- a CDS encoding flagellar motor protein MotB → MANARPKRDEGGGDEWLMTFGDMMALLLTFFVLLMGISSPDPGKYSKAVKSIQEALGASLSSKEKLMVAEKESEASFNNLGSQVSQVIKDGNLQDVVKVEVNEKGVVLNIVGGALFRAGSATLEKGIQPLLLDVVQTIRKLPYRVIVEGHTDDVPPKGGPYPSNWELSAARAASVVRFMISEGGVAADRFSAVGYAEFRPLYALTKENRARNRRVELIISREGVSR, encoded by the coding sequence ATGGCAAATGCAAGACCCAAAAGAGACGAGGGCGGCGGCGACGAGTGGCTCATGACCTTCGGGGACATGATGGCCCTCCTGTTGACCTTTTTCGTTCTGCTGATGGGGATATCGAGCCCCGATCCTGGCAAGTACAGCAAGGCGGTCAAGTCTATCCAGGAAGCGTTGGGCGCCTCTCTCTCCTCGAAAGAAAAACTCATGGTGGCCGAGAAGGAGTCGGAAGCCTCCTTTAATAACCTGGGAAGCCAGGTGTCGCAGGTCATCAAGGACGGAAACCTGCAAGATGTGGTCAAGGTGGAGGTGAACGAAAAAGGGGTGGTTCTCAACATCGTGGGCGGGGCGCTTTTCCGTGCCGGCTCGGCGACGCTGGAGAAAGGCATCCAGCCCCTTCTTCTGGATGTGGTCCAGACCATCCGGAAGCTGCCCTACCGGGTTATCGTGGAGGGCCACACGGACGACGTTCCCCCCAAGGGCGGGCCCTATCCCTCCAACTGGGAGCTCTCGGCCGCCCGCGCGGCCTCGGTCGTCCGTTTCATGATCAGCGAAGGCGGTGTGGCGGCGGATCGGTTTTCGGCGGTGGGCTATGCCGAATTCCGGCCCCTGTATGCCCTGACAAAAGAAAATCGGGCAAGGAACCGGAGAGTGGAGCTCATCATCTCCCGCGAGGGTGTCAGCCGGTGA